In Pleuronectes platessa chromosome 8, fPlePla1.1, whole genome shotgun sequence, the genomic stretch cacaactTATAAGAAATGTAATCTTGCctctatattgtttttataaagagaaaaaatatcttCTCAATTTACATCAATATATATAAGTAAATGTAttcaacttgttttcttttcattagagcttgtttatttttgtgtttatatttcccAGGACCAGAACCTGATATAACTGCCGTCATTCAAGTCCGTCCATCTGACCCGGTCGGTTCAGGAGACTCTGTGACTCTGCAGTGTTCCGTCCTGTCCGACTCTGACAACCACACATGTCCAACATATGACAAGCTGTACTGGTTCAGAGCTGATGAATCTCATCCCAGTTTAGTTTATGTTCATGGCAGTAGTGGTGATGAATGCGACGAGAGCCTTGAAGCTCACTCACCCCACAGATGTGTCTTCAATTTCTGTAAGAGCTTTAGTTCCTCTGATTTTGGGACTTATTACTGCGCTGTGGTCACATGTGGAGagattttatttggacaagGAATAAAACTGGAGAATGACGGtaactgttttttattgttaaaatatcaCATTCGTGTGTTGAATTTAGAATCAATAGAATAAATTACTATCATGTATCACAAATTGGTCACATTTGTTCCTTTtaaatttttatattatttcaaatCCTAATTAACTTTGGTTATTTAATTATTGTGTTTCAGTGGTCAACATCTGGAATGGACAGAAGGCCAATACAGTTCTGTGTCTGTTAAGTGCTGCATTAGCAATAAGTCTGATTTTTGTTGTCGTCCTTTTCAAGAAGAAAATGTGTGATTGTTGCAAAGGTGATCAAATATTCTCATATTTACATTATCAAAAGTATTTAGCAAAAGATAAATACACAGAATTAACATTAATCCTTTGTGTAAATTGACCTGCagcatcttttatcttttatcacaCAGCTGGAGTTTCTTTACAAACAGAGGCTGCAGCAGTCGGTGGTAATCCGCCAAGTCAGCAGGTAAAGTacatgatgaaaagacagaaacaattaATAATGGATCCcaagtgtctgtgtcagtcctaCATGGTTCAAATTATCAAATTATCCAAATTATCAGGGGTGCCGAGTTTGACCTGCAGTTTGACCCCACTGCTGTCGTTTATCtgaggacgtagaagaagacGTGTTCAACTTGTTCCACATACTGAAGGCTCACTGCCATTAAATCTTTTTATTATTGAGAATTTCACATGTCCAAGTTGCACAAAACTCAGAACTGCACTTCTGTGGgcattttacaaaacacacGCCAAATGTGAAGTTGATTAATGCAAAATATATGTTctacatttttgtatttatttaacttctatgtatttgtctgttatcGTTGTTaccaatttacacacacacacattaagaaatatctttaaaaacatattttatattatataacattAGCATCAGCCCCCTAATTTCTATATCAGTCAGGATGGTTAATAAAGCATTGGTTTCTTTTCATATGTTAATGtcaagacattttgttttttccacttttctcCAGAAACACGAGGACTCATTGGTTTATTCTGCACCGACCTTCACCAGGAGGAAGGCTGGCATAACAACCGGGAGAAGAAATGTAAaacctgcagagaaagaaaCGGTCTACTCTGATGTCAGAGCTCATGTGATATGATTTATGATTAAATAGCTATTATAATTCATGGCTTGAACATTGTCAAAAGAACAGTCATTCACATAAAGTGTCATATCTGAAGTTAATAACAATATTTGGATCgtattaaattatatttgtataaaaacacatttgcaaCTGCTTCTGTTGACACCCGACAGAACTGGGTAATTACAATTTCTCATCATCTTTCACTTTTCAAGGTCATTCGTGCTTCTACTCAAACTGGCTTTTTGAAATAATCAAACTTTCACACTCTCATTTGCAAATTAAATCCATGATtaaaatctttgtttttattgtttaaatctTAATGGATAAAATGCACTTAAAAACATCTCACAATATGTTTTCAATGAGGCTAGAAGCTCTTCACTCTGGGTTTCCCTCTCACGGACGTATGTGAGCAGTGACGCTTACAGTTTGAAATGGACTGTTACGTGCcgtgttttccttctctctctccccctctctctctcatctcctgcaggtgtgtgtgctctagaggcacatccaccagcgcagcTGATGCCACTCGGCGATCAGGGAGTGGCCATAAGAACCCTCAGGTAAGGGTCAGGGAGACGCCAGTGAACCAGAGAGTCAGTGGACCAGAGAGCCGGAGTGTGAAACAGTTGGGATCAGACGTGGTGTGCGGACGTGCTGGTGGTTGAATGATAGTAGTGGTTGGCGTTGTTCTTTTCCCCCTTCCGGTGTGGGAAGGGTGTTTTCTGTTAATTAAccattgtttaataaataattgatcCCTGTTAAAATTTTCTGGCTTCCTTGTTTAGTGTTcggttttattttataattgtttGTCCCCCCACCCTAGACAGCTTGGGGGACATAACATGGAAGTTTCTCTATTTGTACTTGAAGGCAGCACGAAGGAGCCTCATGAAACTGACTCCTCATTCAGAAGAAGAGTTTGTGAAGGAGTCtcttgttgctgctgtgtgGTGTCGCTTTGTCTTGAAAAAACATCTCATTGGCTCTTACTGATCTGACATATtgacaaaaactacaaaattgGCTTTGGAAGAAACAACAGACATAGCAAATATCAGCCAACTGTGAACGTTTGTTTGTAGTGTGGCATTCGACGTTCGATGGACCAAtaagatgaagttttagttgaactagtgacaagttgccagcaacgccaccccaggaatttcacctggagagttagattaaccttaaagttaaagcacacaagttcattactaatgaaagcttgagactgggtccagcatacaatttcaattccttttaattaatatatacaatctttaaacatgacttcgcaataaaatatgttcacccaaccacactaaagcgaacacacacacaacacaaaatacaaaaaaagggaGGGCAAATAACTAAATGGGGTTTAAATCAGGGTTAAATCACTTCAACCCGCAACTTAAacaaactcaataaatgcaaacaaaaaaactaacaaagaaattaaatcaaaagtaatggagatttatccaaactgataaatccaaataaataggtaaagcaattaagccaaaccaaaataactaagaaaacgaattaaaccaaaaacatgcaaagcaaaccacaaaacacaaataatatcatcaataagatcagttagaagtcggttaactgaatagattaagatgagactgaggatgaggcagcagtcaccatactcggtggcaggtacagcacagtaggagatgcagagtaggatggatgtgttggctatataagccagtgggcaaaacagcagccggccaacagcagcgtgaagagggggggaaacgtgctggcagaaaccgcccacacacacgtcaaccctgccatagaaaaatacatttgttctagaagctgaacaacaactgtggtaacttgagttagcgtcatcttatccacataccgtcaggagttgaatgaacatcaaaggggaggaaggggatcaCTTGCgtcgagcagcacaattacgtgcaactcgatcgatcagctgatcgctccccgctgcaaccggcagaggaggaaaacactcgcatgccctacaattggggccgatacgggagaaggaagacccggCCAATgaactgcctgagggatggaagccaatgttgaggacttgtgcaaagtttagaaggtacacagacgcaaacaactactacataccaaacaacggcgagctgcacgacccagctaaAAAAAAGGCGATCAGGTGAGGcggccaggtgcggtgataacaggaggcggggcagtctggagctccaaggcaagagggctcccagtgcacaaccactcacctttatagacagcgcaaccaaccgtgataggccggtactgcagcactaattaaaggcccatcctgctacaGTAGGATTACTGCAGGTCTCAGtaggaaatacttttttttacaaGCCAAACATGGTGCTGCAAGAGATGAGGACTTGTATGAGAAAGCTGTTTCCTGCAACAGGCTTtgagcatcatcatcactaccatcagaCACCAGAGAGAAGCAGTTGCAGCCAGAGGTTAGTGTGATGTGTGCGCTGCAATCAAGTATGGCCCTAAAAGCATGTTATGAACTTTAAAATGGGCCTTGATAAGAAAGAGGTTCCAACCTGCTGAGgtggaatataaaaaaatatatatattttaaatgtagtgCAGCCCAGCTTCCTGAGatcaaaacagagagagagagagagaggatgtgatGCCCCTTAGTCTAAAAACCCACCCACAATGATGCTGAAGTTTCCGTGAATGTGGGTTTGTGTGCATCTCTTTATGTTTCAGATGCAGCATGAAgccaaaaacaaaactgaaactaAAGGAGGAGACACAATACATTTTGATACAATATCATCTGCAGGGCTTTTGTTTTATATGACATCTCCCAGTTGATACACTTGAGTTCACCTTTGTAAATAAATCGTTGGTTTAACAATAACCTCAAGATTATTATGCATCAAAAGCAGCACTTGTAGTATTGAGAATAACTTTAGTGTCAAAGTAATGCTTTTGAAATAGTGACAAACCAGAACATGTTGTTTCATAAATATTGTTCTAGtttgtttgctttatttatAACATGTAGAATGTAACAAACTACTTGAATGGGTATTCAGAGGATAAACATAATATCAGTAAAGGCTgagaagaaaaataacacaaaataattagttctaaaataaataaataaaatgaattaataaatttaaaatgttacagATAGTAacaacatggtcatcacagagTAGACGTGTCTCATTACAACATGtactatatatataatttttacaATAGACATTTGCCTTTATATTTACAGATATATAACCACCTATAGATTTCTTGGTATCAAACTTCTATGAAATGAACTGCTGAATAAAGCTGTTAGTTGAGTCATGAGGTAAAAGATAGTGTTTCTTAATTAACCAGAGACTATTTAACTGATTTACAGCTGAAAGTTTCTGCTCTAGAAACCCACCAACAAACTCACTGCTGGAAAGATGATAGATATTATTTCCACTGTGGTCGTACATTTAAAAGCCAATCAGATTGCTCAGACTTGTTTCCTCCCACTTAATATGATTGCTTTCAGCTGAATCAGTGTATCGTGCTTTTCAGAACTCAAGTGGAATAACCAGAAAATGTTGAACATATTGTATTTCCTGCTGATGCTCGGATTTGGACGTAAGTACATGTAGAAAGGTTGGATTTACTCTAATTACAAAGTATTTCCCTCATTTGGTAGTAATTTAAAATATggcttgtatatatatatatatatttatataactgcTCTGTTAACTGTGTTTTCAGGAGGCATAGAAGAGCTGAGCTTTGAAACAAAGACTGTTCGTATCGGAGATCATTTTACCCTGACGTGTATCAGGAGGTTTGAAGGAACCATGTGGTGGATCAGGGTTGTTCCTGGAATGTTACCTGAAGTTTTAGGGAAAACAAGTGGATTTGTGTCTGTTGATCCTCGTATTACAGCAAGAAAAGAGACAGGAACATTTGTTCTATATATCACAGGAGCAAAGCAAAGCGATACAGCAGTTTACTATTGTATGAAAAGACACATCGAAAActtgacatttttaaaaggaaCAGACCTGAGAGTTCAAGGTAATTACAGCCCAAagaaatgataataaatgtgtgtttttttttgtttttttttatgtttaagttgtttttctatttttttatttacaaggAGCTGGTGATATGACTTCAGTTcctacatctcctgctcctcctgaacCCTCTGTGTATCTGCAGTGCTCAGTCCTCTCTGACACTGTGAACCAGAAATGTCCCGAAGAAAAGTGTCTGAGCTGTTTCAAAGATGGATCACGTACTTTTGATAATATTCGAGGGGACGGTGTTGATGAATATGAAGAGAATCCTGAGAAACTCTCAACAGAGAAATGCAGCTTCTTGAACAACATCAGCTCCTCTGAGGCGGCGACTTATTTCTGTGCTTTGGCCACATGTGGAGTGATAGCTTCTGGAAACGGATCAAAACTCAACACTGAAGGTAAATACATCATATTTCTTAGTGATTAGGACATGAGTTTATGAGGTTATGGCATTTTTATCCATAATTATTTAACATTGTTACAGCTCATCACAGCTAGTGAACATTTTTGATTACACTTCTACGATTAGTAATTTTAATGTTTgccctttttcatttatgtcAGGAGTTAAAACTTGGAATTTGCAGAAGGACAAGGTCGTTATTTTCCTGTTATTTGCTGCTTTGGCTATTTGCCTGGTTATTATCGCCATTCTCATTTATTCAATCaggaaaaacagcaaaacatctgACGGTCAGTCACGGCATTCATGCATTGATTTATTGAAACCGTTTTTGACAAAGGTTGCTTCTAACTAACATTGtggtatttttttgtaatatagCTTCAGTTGCTTTGCAAACAAATTCAACAGCCACTGGATATATGGAAGGTCAGCAGGTAAGATAGACACAGTAAAGTAGAGGTTTAGTAGTTTTTTCCCCGCTGCTAACATCTGTCAtctcacatttttttctgtttccccAGATGGACGAGGACTTGTTGGTTTATTCTACAGTAAACTTCAAACCCGGGGCAAGGGATCCaaaaacagcagaagaagagagcGTCTACTCTGTCAGATTCCTTGAGTTGGATTAAATATGTAAACACTGCATTTGCCAGTTGACGCTCATGTTGTGTGGAAACGCACACCTAGTTTCACCCTTGAgttaaaaagaaagtgaatcaTGATACAAGGTAACTGGTGTTTATCTTTGCTGTTGGAATCAAATATCTGTAAACATTCACTTCAAGATTTTTCATCCAAGTTGTGAACCCTGTCTTTTTGTACATGCACAGTATTGCTTATGATAatttacagtatatttatatgtattttttaatctgTCAACTTCTTCCGTGACTCACATCTGTGAGTAATGCAGTGACAGGAAGTGGTGCGTGTGTAGATGTGTTGCTTCCTCCTTGATAGACAAGACATAAATGACCAAAGCACATCTATTAAAATAACAACTCAGAAAGTAATCAtgctattttactttttttacttctatttttaatattactgaAAAAACATGCTGATATGTTGACACATACACCGTCATCAATACACATTCGTTTTACATATTACAATATATGGTGTCCAGCCTGATACAAAGGATCAAGAGAGAGGCTGAAAACACAGAATATGGCCACTGTGAACTCAGACACCTTCCAGCAGATCCAGAGAACTATAGATCCAAATAGGTGCTAAACAGTAGATTGTGGTGGTGGTCCTGATGGTCAGTTTCCAAGAAGAGGTTGAACAGTGGATGTTTATTAAGGAAATGTGGTGAATCGTCTTTATTCTTTACTTCTAACAGAAAATCTGATCTTGCAGTATATTATTAACTTGAAATGACTACAGCTTAAACATTTTAGTGCTTTTaggtagggatgcaccgatttatcggccgaacatcggtagcggccgatattcgcctcgtttactgatatcggcttatcggtaataaacttgactttcaccgatatcattggccgatgttcatatttgtggtaaaaccgctgggcacgtgccgcggctgggggagcagtctaTGGCGAGTGGATAGTGCCAAACCTAAGGATTCCCTGGAAGAGGCGAAGGAGCAGCCTACCCTACATCGCCGTGGGAACGTGTGAAATTTTGAATGGGATTGATTGGGACTACAGACGAGAGACCAGCGGCGACGTCACGGCGACGGCATGGTAGATCCTCCCACCGGCGGCGGTGTCACAGCGATGTAGGGTAGGAAATTCAGACATAATGTACGTCTACTCTCGACGTGTGGATAAGTTCGTCGCCACTAAGACGCCTGCTGCCCTACGTCGCCGTGAGAACGCCTGAACTAGGTATGTGGCCACAAAGCGCTTCAGTGTGATTTTATGACGTATTTTACGATTAACTAGTGTTTTATACAACCAGCACATTTATATCACTTGGAACAGCAATGTATAATGGTGTAGGACAGATAAACTGCTGTTTAAATGTAGGCTATTTTGATGGTGCCTGTTTTGATACTGTTATTCACTCTCAAAGTAGACCTATTATTGTTTTAGTTGAGATAATAAATTGCTAATTTGTTTGGGTAATTTACTGTAATTAAAATGGGTAGGTCTACAGACTTGGCATTAAACACCACTGAAAGTGTTATCTTTTACTACAGTATATCTGTTAAGAGTCACAtttatacttaatatttatattaatgtaattaGATAAATGAATTTGATTTGAAGGTTTATTTTGGTTATTGGTTATTGGGTTTATTTAATCAGAGTCATACAGAAGAAATTGTGTagattattcattgattgagtAGTTTATTACTTATAACTATTATTTACTCAAACATATGCCGATAAATAGCAAAACGAGACACTGAACATTTGGAGTGGTCTCAATTTTTTCCAGAGCTGTATATcgaatcatgattaatccacagCTACCCTGTGATTAAtcagattaattaattattaattgtttGACAGCCGTAATATAcagcatatacagtatatatacctAAAAATACAACGCTGCATGGGTCAAGATGCGAGTGTCTgtagttggtttgtttgttcaaatATATGTGACTGATTTTGCTGACCACACActattattttatgtttatagCATTCACCCATTGCAGTGACGAGGTTGGCGTCATCCCCTTCTCCACCCGGCTCCTCTCCACAACCCAGATCCCCTTCTCCACCCAGATCCCCTTCTCCACCCGGCTCCTCTCCACAACCCAGATCCCCTTCTCCACCCAGATCCCCTTCTCCACCCGGCTCCTCTCCACAACACAGATCCCCTTCTCCACCCAGATCCCCTTCTCCACCCAGATCCCCTTCTCCACCCAGATCCCCTTCTCCACCCGGCTCCTCCCCACAACCCAGATCAGATTCCCTGCAAGGCATCAAAAATATCTTGCAGGCACTACGTGCAAATGTAGCCGAGCTGACACCAACTGCAAACTGTTTTAACATAGTTAGGTCAGACATTTTGCAGAGTGCAATTAGAACAGTACAGAGGAGGGCATTTAACCTGACATTTAAAATAGATGTGGTGTTCATGGACACACTAGACGGGTCCAGAGAAGGTTCCGTCGACACTGGGGGACCAACAAGGGAGTTCCTAACCCTTCTTATGAGGGCAATTCTGGCATCCAGATTCTTCGTAGGACCAGAAGACAGCAAGCACCTAAGCCTGGATTCCATTGGTATGTTGACGACAGgacagtgcagacacacacacgtatataaaaaaaatggcccAAACATGTACAAGGTAATAAGATATCCTAGCAAAGTTATATTGGTTTTCAACCTCAGGTACCAGTACATTATAAAACTTTGAAACTTTCctacaatatttaaaatgttgtttgtacTTTCAGGACTTAACCGGGGGACCTATGTCACCATTGGCAAGATGATCGCCATTTGTATTGTCCATGGAGGAGTGGGGCCCCATGTCTTTTCAGCGAGACTGCTCTGCCAGCTCACAGGGGAACCAGCTCCCCCTGTTGATGTGATGGAGATCGATGACGAGGAACTGAGGAGTCAGATCCTGAGGGCAAGTtacaaatgaatgaaagaaataTTCCTCCTTTTGAAGACCATATAATAATTTGCTTGCACAGTTCAGATCATTAATGGATCCACCTTCAAAAATATGTCAAGTAATTTGAACATACTGGTTGTCTAATACATTTTAACCCATTTGATGGAACTTAATGGTCATAGAGTTGTGTCATTATTTCTTAAGGACTCAATAACTATCTTTTCCTTACAGATCCAACAGGCATCATCCATACTGGAGGTCCATGCTGCTATAGCCAGTGCGGCCTCAAATCTGGCGCTATTGGGGTCCCTGACAGTCATCAGAACGATGTCAGACAGGGATGAGGTTGTGGAGTCTGCTCTAAAGTTCTATTTGGACAACAGACTACATGTCCCTCTCCAACAGTAAGTGTTTTGATCATTTTAGCCCAATATGTAGATTCATTTAATATGAAAAGTGTCTGCTTAATGCACTGCATAAACCAGGTCAAGCAGGTAGGGAGGGTGTTACGCCCCATTCTAGGGGCCTAGGACGCAACAAGAAAAACCCCCACCTTCCCCAACTCCCAAGTAGCCACGAGCACACGTTATTCAGTTTTAACCGAAAACAGGATTTATTCACACAATATTATCAACGTAAGTAACCCAGGAATGGCACATTCCTATTTACATAGGAGATTGACAAGAAAcacaaagccacacacacaaacgcaacaGAATGCAAAGCTACGACCACAGTCGTAGCAGTGTGTTatacaggagatcacttaccaGATCGCTCCCCTACTCCTGACATTAATTTTTCCTTTGTTACTTTGAGTAAGGTAggttttcatgggatttgttaaaACAATGCCAAATGTAATTATTCCACGACCctaatcttttaaaataatgttttaaaccTAAAAAGGCACTGTTTTCCTATTCAAGTAGTAATGTCACTAATACAATCTTTTGGAATTTCTTTCAAAGATTGCGGCAAGGTTTGGAGTGCTTGGGGGTGCTGCAGGCGGCAGTAGGGAGCACTGCTTTTAGAAGGCTGTTTTCAGGTGGACCCCCTGCCCCACTGACAGCAGAGCAGGTGATGAATATGTTTGCCATCAACTACTCTGTTCGAGGGAGCTCACGCCggtcagaggaggagcgggCAGTTGGCTACTGGAGGGACTGGCTGATCGATGTGGAAGGTATGCATACTTTGGTaacttgaaatgaaaaatgggAATTGATGAAATAGGGCTTGGCAACCAACTGTGCCTGAGGACGTTTAAGTTTCATCAAACGTTGCGCCCACTGCAACGAACACCGGAGCCAATATGGTACGCGCTCTATCCACTACGCCCGATAGATTGCCTTCTTAACTGAGTTGTTCATAGGGAGCCTAGCGGTGTACAgacttctgtctttcttttatcccgtcagacattttggtccacaaaaaaaaaatgtaggtcACGGAAATCCCATTTTTGGTGGGATTTCTGggatttttttatcatttatggTTTGTTCAAAAATATGTGACCTATTCATGTAAGATCCCAAGATTGCAGAAAGGATTTTGAAGGCCCCAACAAAGCACCCCTGCGGTAAACTATTTGAAACATTGTGCATTCATTTGATTGAAAGTGTTGTTTAGAATTTTTAGGTTGATATATTAATCTGTAATGATTATTTTCGGCTAGGTGAAGCGTACAAAAACATTTGCCTTGAGTCATTATATTGACTGAATTCCTATCTTTTACATTGCAGGTGGAGATGCTGttttggtggtggaggacacgGAGAAAAGAGTGACGCTGAACCAGCTCCTCATGTTCGTCACTGGGGCAGACAGAGTTCCTCCCCTGGGATTCCCAGGAGAGCCAACTATAAACTTTTTGCACACTGTCACGGTCTTCCCGGAAGCAAACACCTGTGCTATGATTCTAAAGTTGCCGCTACACAACACATTTGAATCATTCTCTGATTCAATGATATCAGGAATCATCCAGTCCCCCTGTTTTGGTTATGCCTAATTTTTTGCTggtatttaaacttttttttttgcatgttttgcatctttaaatatgttgttttgcatgttctgcatctttaaataaacaatgttCCAGTTCCACGTTTTTATGCTTTGCCAGACCCTTATTGGATGACTACAATCAAAGCTTTTGTTTGGCCGTCTGCCAAAATAATACATGTTGGCTTACAACTAGTGACTACAATGAAGTCTTCTATCTGCCcaataatgtttttcttctttcttgccTTCTCAAATTCAACATTTGTATGGTTAATTATCTGCTGTCAAAGCACAGATTCTGTTGAATGATGGATGCTTAAAATTTACTTTGAAACACAGATAAATGCGGTTGTTAattcacaaatgttttctgtttcatcaaAGAAATTCCATTGTGATCATTTACATTGCTACATTGATTTATACATTAACTACAActtttgaaaaagaaagtgaataataTAGCCTagatagaaaacagaaaatgtcataGGCCTGGGGGGTATTCCACGAACGGACGTTTAACAAACAGAGTTAACGCTGAACTCTAGGTTGAGTGAGCCTGTGCCAACTAAACCAGAGCTGTCGGTTACATGGCACCGGTTATGCATTAGTTCAATCAACACAGGGTTGGTTAACACAGGGTTGTGCGCGTCCACGCCAAACCTATAAAGAAGTGATTTATGGATCATGGAAACCCTGATCGAAATGGGGAAACGGGCCGCttgaaagtgaaaatgtcaTGTTGTCCTGGGAACCGGATTTTCAGTTCTAAACAACCGAACGAGAGATGGCATTGAGATGTGCGAGAGATGTGTCgtttctttcaaaatgaaaataaatcaatatcaaGAGGTGAAAATCACTACCAATCGAAACATGTCGAGGCGTTAATGTATTCAATGCACGCTGCTGTGGAGAAggctatttaaatatattaaagattTGCGTGAGAATCTGTATCTCTCCAGCAAAAAGTCATCCGGATATAGCCGTGGTCTTATAAATCTCTCACGGTGGATTGCACGAATAATTGGCGCTCCGGTATCAACAGGGCTCTCATCAAAAGGGCATGCCATTGTGAACACATGGAATCTGCGGTGAACGCAGCTTTAAATCCCTA encodes the following:
- the LOC128446178 gene encoding uncharacterized protein LOC128446178 isoform X2; protein product: MLNILYFLLMLGFGRAGDMTSVPTSPAPPEPSVYLQCSVLSDTVNQKCPEEKCLSCFKDGSRTFDNIRGDGVDEYEENPEKLSTEKCSFLNNISSSEAATYFCALATCGVIASGNGSKLNTEGVKTWNLQKDKVVIFLLFAALAICLVIIAILIYSIRKNSKTSDASVALQTNSTATGYMEGQQMDEDLLVYSTVNFKPGARDPKTAEEESVYSVRFLELD
- the LOC128445407 gene encoding uncharacterized protein LOC128445407 encodes the protein MLILFQLLLLLGETGSAFDQIFETKTADVGDEVKLTCSRQTKNFGAKLFWIRLVSGNLPEFLGGTFSFDDDRVNETPHFTVKQEPGSFVLYINKAEPSDAGVYYCMEQKTLEVKLLIGTFLKIKGPEPDITAVIQVRPSDPVGSGDSVTLQCSVLSDSDNHTCPTYDKLYWFRADESHPSLVYVHGSSGDECDESLEAHSPHRCVFNFCKSFSSSDFGTYYCAVVTCGEILFGQGIKLENDVVNIWNGQKANTVLCLLSAALAISLIFVVVLFKKKMCDCCKAGVSLQTEAAAVGGNPPSQQKHEDSLVYSAPTFTRRKAGITTGRRNVKPAEKETVYSDVRAHVI
- the LOC128446178 gene encoding uncharacterized protein LOC128446178 isoform X1 → MLNILYFLLMLGFGRGIEELSFETKTVRIGDHFTLTCIRRFEGTMWWIRVVPGMLPEVLGKTSGFVSVDPRITARKETGTFVLYITGAKQSDTAVYYCMKRHIENLTFLKGTDLRVQGAGDMTSVPTSPAPPEPSVYLQCSVLSDTVNQKCPEEKCLSCFKDGSRTFDNIRGDGVDEYEENPEKLSTEKCSFLNNISSSEAATYFCALATCGVIASGNGSKLNTEGVKTWNLQKDKVVIFLLFAALAICLVIIAILIYSIRKNSKTSDASVALQTNSTATGYMEGQQMDEDLLVYSTVNFKPGARDPKTAEEESVYSVRFLELD